Proteins from one Syngnathoides biaculeatus isolate LvHL_M chromosome 8, ASM1980259v1, whole genome shotgun sequence genomic window:
- the LOC133505277 gene encoding uncharacterized protein LOC133505277 encodes MRWGYHITVISKETMTPKITQTYLTPILDTCTHLAQAVVETRIYWTIHFPPIPICNRIKRAWYDTLLGGTGTVLGLANTADNEVTRTMLSNTGEHSARALHQIGVWLPKALVGQKENAKLWKTVFNWDIKLWDEAEKVLQNLTEQSSWTVCSIQTLHAAAQKESFLRIVTSGNYQEWRKVWNISDSLWLTLHPEHTKCNKNKCTGYWTQYNVTTTKVVCKYQVLPVITTSGYWFLHMDGEWFEPKTNKTFKSDLCDLTDQGLACRLQHAYSNPCLTDSEVVLCDWTREPAREMMWQVGPHTLCVATTQNNSQVPSVPFVGCLQDVHIWRWGNMTYRLTNYSESRRLTAVQWEVLRSPWSVSLERFKCALESSTDIQKLIKSHASNISSLMVSTMVVKGEVVHAAKLVQQASAHHWWDIFTGMSSTARTTFLPPLIVLMIICVLTQCNMGTCYYVRRIRLEVEKEIYNRL; translated from the coding sequence ATGAGGTGGGGGTATCATATCACGGTCATTTCTAAAGAAACAATGACGCCAAAAATAACTCAAACATACTTGACTCCCATCCTTGACACTTGTACACATCTAGCTCAAGCAGTGGTTGAAACCAGGATATACTGGACAATTCACTTTCCCCCGATTCCGATATGTAATAGAATAAAAAGGGCTTGGTATGATACTTTGTTGGGGGGAACGGGAACCGTATTGGGATTGGCAAATACTGCTGATAATGAGGTAACTAGGACCATGCTGTCCAATACTGGAGAACACTCTGCCAGGGCCTTGCATCAAATAGGGGTTTGGCTTCCTAAAGCTCTGgtgggacaaaaagaaaatgcaaaactttggaaaacagtgttTAATTGGGATATCAAATTATGGGATGAAGCAGAGAAAGTGCTTCAGAACTTGACAGAACAGAGTAGCTGGACAGTGTGTAGTATTCAAACTCTACACGCTGCGGCTCAAAAAGAGTCGTTTCTAAGGATAGTTACGTCGGGAAATTATCAAGAGTGGCGGAAGGTTTGGAACATTTCCGACTCTTTGTGGTTGACATTACATCCCGAACAtaccaaatgtaacaaaaataaatgtacgggGTACTGGACCCAGTACAACGTGACGACAACAAAGGTGGTTTGTAAATATCAGGTTTTGCCTGTTATAACAACAAGTGGATATTGGTTTTTACACATGGACGGAGAGTGGTTTgaaccaaaaaccaacaaaacctttAAATCAGATTTATGTGATTTAACAGACCAAGGGTTGGCTTGCAGATTACAACATGCGTACTCGAATCCGTGCCTAACCGACTCAGAggttgtactttgtgattggactagggagccagccagagagatgatgtGGCAAGTTGGACCGCATACTCTCTGTGTggctacaacacaaaataactcacaaGTACCTTCGGTTCCTTTTGTAGGATGCCTTCAAGATGTACACATATGGCGCTGGGGAAACATGACGTATCGTTTGACTAACTATTCGGAGTCCCGCAGGTTGACTGCGGTCCAGTGGGAGGTACTACGCTCTCCCTGGTCAGTGTCTCTGGAACgattcaaatgcgcattggagagttctacagacatCCAAAAACTCATCAAGTCACATGCGTCTAACATTTCCAGTCTCATGGTGTCAACTATGGTAGTAAAAGGGGAAGTAGTGCATGCCGCTAAATTAGTACAACAGGCTTCAGCTCATCATTGGTGGGACATCTTCACAGGAATGTCCTCCACTGCGCGTACTACTTTCTTGCCACCCTTGATCgtgttaatgattatttgtgtGCTTACGCAATGCAATATGGGAACTTGCTATTATGTGCGACGCATCCGGCTTGAGGTAGAGAAGGAAATATATAATCGCCTATAA